The DNA sequence TGATGTGTAATAAAAAAACCTGTACAAAAATCCTGCTGGATGAACCATCGCCAAATTGGTGGAGAAAAAGTATAGAAAAAAACTGTTAGCAAAATTACAGCACAGAAATCCACAAACACGAATGGAACCAAATTCATTGCATTGTCTCAAcaaaagaatttgaaaactgtgttGACTTCCGTGGGGAAACATTTTTGAAAGCAAAAACATGGAAGTAATCCATAAAGTTGCTTGTAAAGCATCAAATCCTTCACAATGCTATCATATACAGTTCTTAGAAAGAAGTTGATAATGCACAGATCTGCAGTAGTAAAAGTGTTGACTTGGGTCCATACCTCGTCAGCATCAAAGTTAAATTTGCCCCAAAAGAGCACACTGAAAAAAATCCAGGAAACCAATATGAAAGAAAGATATGAGAAAGAGAAGGCTGTCACTTGGGGACAGTCCTGAGTGATATACTGAAATTTATGACATGCTCTACATATGAGACATGGCCATTATTTATttaatgacagatgtgatgttgtggcttaaactgttttaacactaatctgtgaagatggtctgtgactgaaaccacTTGATGTTtgggttttaaatttaaaaaagcagctgatggtccaACATGCATTTTATGAAAATTTCTATTACCCAACTGATGTCTCATATGCAAAAAGTATTAATCCTTTCCCTTGATTTAAATAAAATGGTTGGTCACATGGACTGAACAATAGCCAGTGAAGCACACAcaggtgacacaagtcatgggatagcaatatgcacacatacagatggcagtagttttgtgtacacaaggtataaaagggcagtgcattggcagagctgtcatttgttctcaggtgattcatatgaaaatgttttcgATGTGATTGTGGCTGCACATCAAGAATTAatggactttgaatgcggaatggtagttggagcgagaagcctgggacattctgtttcggaaatcattTGGGAATTCAACATTCCATGATACAAAGtgtgaagagtgtgctgagaataccaaattacaggcattacgtCCCATAATGGACAAAACAGTGGCTGACGGCCCTTGCTTAATGACCTGAGAGCAGCACTGTTtatgtagagttgtctgtgctaacagacaagcaacactgcttgaaataactgcaaAACTTTGTGTGGGACAAATGACAAATGTCTCTGTTtaaacagtgtggtgaaatttggtgttaatgagctatggcagcagatgacaaatgacagtgcctttgctaacagtatgacatcACCTGAAATGCTccttctgggctcgtgacaatattgattggaccctagacgactggaaatccatGGTCTGGTCAGTTGGTAAAAGCAGATGATAGGGTTAGAGTGTGGTACAGACCCCATGAAGACACGGACCCAGGTCattaacagggcactgtgcaagctggtggtggcatcatagtgatgtgggctgtgtttgtgtggaatggactgggttctctggttcaactgagccgatcattgactggaaatggtaatgtttggctacttggagaacatttgcagccattcttgggcTCCATCTTCCTGAAACATGTCGCTGGACCAAATTGTTCGGGGTTAGTTTCAAGAACATTCAgggcaattcgagtgaatgatttggccacccagattgccaaGGATGAATACTATTgagcgtttatgggacataattgagaggtcagtttgtgcacaaaatcctgccctgccaacactttcacaattatgaacaGCTGTAGAGTCAgcctggctcagtatttctgctaaCAGTAtgaacatcacctgcagtgcctcttctgggcttgtgacaatattggttggacccaagatgactggaaatccatggtctggtcagatgagtcccaatttcagttggtaaaagcagatgatagggttagagtgtggtgcagaccccacgaagcaacgGACCTAGGTTGttaacatggcactgtgcaagctggtggtggcataatagtggtgtgggctgtccGACATATTAGGAAGTATCTCAGGACTTTTATTACATCAGTGTAATATAATTTAACCAACTGCAAGTAATATGGCAGCTCCATGACAATTTAAACACTGTTTGTAACAGCTGCTTCACTTTGTTAATGTACACTTTTAGGTAGCTTATTCTTCATGATGATTTTCGTGGAACTCAATGAACAAATGAATTAGACTATGGCCAGTCCCTTTCGTCATGCTGAGCAAAGCCAAGCTGTACTACTTTCATAGTTAGTTTGATGTTGACAGGATGATGAACAACATATTGCCTTCAGTTTTTTTTAAGTAAAGGCGTATAAAATCTTATAATattgtatttaatattttttcGTTGGCATGTTTTTGTTTCatgcctttgatttattttcaaaccagttaGTTTCTCAGTTctgagaaaataataattccaaattattttaatttctggaAAGAAATCCATCAAGTTTTGACTCCTTCCTTGTCTGATAGTTTGTTTCGTTGCTGTATTTTCATTGGTGGACGTTAGTTTATTTAATGCTGAATTTCGCATGGTTTTTACTTTAGAAATGCAAACAGAATGTTCTTTATTAAGCTGGATTTGGCATTACTTACACAATGTTTGTATAGACTGATCAACTATACACCATTTTCATTTTTAACATGCACCATTTTTTATGGTTGTGTAACATTTGGACTTAATTCAGATTTGGTCGTAAATGTGATGGAAACTGTCTTGAAGTTTTTTTTTGATTTCCCTTTTCAGTTCCATGAAGATGAGTGAACTAAATGAATTAGAAGAAAATATGGCAGATGTAAATGTGACACAGATTCCAGTTCAACAAGTTGAAGCAGACTCTCCCAGTGCAGATATTACCATTTTACCATCTCCCCAAGAATCAGCAAAACCTACAGAAAGTGGAGACTCCTCAGAAGTAAGTCGATGTAGatagatatttattttatttttgcaaaatGTGCTTGAAACAAGCCACAGCTGTTTTTAGGTAGTTATTGCTAGAAGGCAAAAAGTTAACATGAGTAACTATCAAATAAATTTGTGCAACATGTAATTAACATTTGTATTTGTTAGCAGTTGAAGCTGCtgtgcggggagaggggggggggggggggagggaagattttcagattttctagttttcagtctacagtttgtggtggtgCGAATGGCCACAACCATGTTTCACTGGTGGGAGAATGTTGCTGAAATGTTGATAAATGTCTACTGAAAGACATTTGAAGAAAGATGCAGTACATGTTTGAAGGACCTGTTTAATAAACCTCAAAAACTATCTTTGAGGGTGGAAGCCCCAGATATTCTCCAGCCCTCTTATTCTGTCATGTAGAGATTGTACAGGTCACTAATTCAATTGCTCATGAGTATGTTTCTTGTAGTTACTTATGTTTCTATTGCAATTGTAAGTTATTTTGTCGTTCAGAATATTTCACTGCAGTGTAACAAGTTGTTTATTACTCCAACTAATATAACAGCAGTGAGAGATTTGATGAAAAAAAAGTTGAGTTTTCAAGAGAAAGCTGGATCAGTTGCAATACTGGAGTAAAACAGGTTGTAAGAAAGCAACACTTCAACACTAGTTCATTTGCATGATGTATCTGCAGGTGACCAAACCCTAAACCTAATGCCAACTTTTGTTGCGCTGTTACATTTCTGCCAGATTGACTGGTTACATCATGGACCTCattgaacagggaatcagcgaccataaagcggttatggcattgatgatttcagccgtaaatagaaatattaaaaaaggtaggaagatttttctgtttagcaaaagtgacaaaaagcagattacagagtacctgacggcttagcacaaaagttttgtctcaagtacagatagtgttgaggatcagtggacaaagttcaaaaccatcgtacaatatgcgttagatgagtatgtgccaagcaagatcataagagatggaaaagagccaccgtggtacaacaaccgagttagaaaactgctgcggaagcaaagggaacttcacagcagacataaacatagccaaagccttgcagacaaacaaaacttatgcgaagcgaaatgtagtgtgaggagggctatgcgagaggcattcaatgaattcgaaagtaaagttctatgtactgacttggcagaaaatcctaagaaattttggtcttatgtcaaagcagtaggtggatcaaaacaaaatgtccagacactctgtgaccaaaatggtactgaaacagaggatgacagactaaaggccgaaatactaaatgtctttttccaaagctgtttcacagaggaagactgcactgtagttccttctctagattgtcgtacagatgacaaaatggtagatatagaaatagacgacagagggatagagaaacaattaaaattgctcaaaagagcaaaggccgcaggacctgatgggataccagttcgattttacacagagtatgcgaaggaacttggcccccttcttgcagcggtgtaccgtaggtctctataagaacgtagcgttccaaaggattggaaaagggcacaggtcatccccgttttcaagaagggacatcgaacagatgtgcagaactatagacctatatctctaacatcgatcagttgtagagttttggaacacgtattatgttcgagtataatgacttttctggagactagaaatctactctgtaggaatcagcatgggtttcgaaaaagacggttgtgtgaaacccagctcgcgctattcgtccacgagactcagagggccatagacacgggttcacaggtagatgccgtgtttcttgacttccgcaaggcgttcgatacatttccccacagtcgtttaatgaacaaagtaagagcatatggactatcagaccaattgtgtgattggattaaggagttcctaggtaacagaacgcagcatgtcattctcaatggagagaagtcttccgaagtgagagtgatttcaggtgtgccgcaggggagtgtcacaggactgttgctattcacaatatacataaatgaccttgtggatgacatcggaatttcactgaggctttttgcggatgatgctgtggtgtatcgagaggttgtaacaatggaaaattgtactgaaatacaggaggatctgcagcgaattgacgcatggtgcagggaatggcaattgaatctcaatttagacaagtgtaatgtgctgcgaatacatagaaagatagatcccttatcatttagctacaaaatagcaggtcagcaactggaagcagttaattccataaattatctgggagtacgcattaggagtaatttaaactggaattatcatataaagttgatcgtcggtaaagcagatgccagactgagattcattggaagaatcctaaggaaatgcaatccgaaaacaaaggaggtaggttacagtacgcttgttcgcccactgcttgaatactgctcagcagtgtgggatctgtaccagatagggttgatagaagagatagagaagatccaacggagagcagcgcgcttcgttacaggatcatttagtaatcgcgaaagcgttacggagatgatagataaactccagtggaagactgcaggagagacgctcagtagctcggtatgggcttttgttaaagtttcgagaacataccttcaccgaagagtctagcagtatattgatccctcctacgtatatctcgcgaagagaccatgaggataaaatcagagagattagagcccacacagaagcataccgacaatccttctttccacgaacaatacgagactggaatagaagggagaaccgatagaggtactcagggtaccctccgccacacaccgtcgggtggcttgcggagtatggatgtggatgtagattgagGTAGAGATTATTCTATAGTTGTCAACTTCGCTGACCCTCCAAAACTCCAGTGTTCATCAGTTTTGTGCCTTTACTCAGAAAGGGCTTGCTTTTCAATCACTGGTTGACTGTTGCTAGCTACTGTACATTTGATTCACAGCTGTTGCCTTCTGGTGAGCATAACACTCATGTTCTCTGTTACATTGCTACTGAAGGTACAGCCACTTCCTGAAAGACGTGCAGACATGGAGCCCATGTCTCATCTGTGATGACTATATCATTGATGAGATGTTAAGTCATAATCTTCCTATGGGTGAACTTAAATAGAAGTTTTATGGAATTATATTCTGTAGGAACACATTATAAGTTTGTTTGATTCTGTACGATGATAGAAGCATACTGATATTACCAGTTGCTGTATACTGATGTTATATACATAAGTGTACTAAAAttcatttacttttgattatttcaTGGTGGCATAATTTGGTGTACTTGCTATTGAAGGATCCTATTGATAGCAAGGCTCTCAAAAGGCTTCAACAAGTTTTCTCTACAATGTCTTCTCATTTCGATGTTTTCAATCTATACGGAAATGCAAATGAGACAGATggtaaaaaaagtaagtaaactgtttataagtaaactgtttactgtttcaaaagtaattgccatgaCTGATAATACGTTTTTCCCCTATTAGACAAATTGGTCAGTGctgtcatggaaaaatgtttttatttgccAACAGAACCAAGATTGAACCCAGACGTACACTTCTTCGTCCAAAGTAGATAAACAGCCACAAATGTCTTTGTTCAGGACATCGCATGGGGAGATCACTACTGTATAGAATATGTGTGAGAGCTTCCCAGTGAAAAGTTCTGCAGCATACTTGAAACAACCAGAAGTTTTACTGTGAAGCTCTTACGCATCCTCTGTACAGTCCTCATCCTTGCCCACACATTTTCGATATttatggagccctgaagaaagacagtcATGGCTACCGATTTGCTTTGTACAAAGATGTGCATTtcagggtacaatcatggttccatgggcagctgcaaacatttttctgtgaaggcaTTGACGATATTGTCTCAAGAGTGGGATAAATTCGTATTGTGGTCTGTTCATGATGGAGAGGATGAACTTGTAATATGCTTGTATTTGGGTGAATCATAGCTGCTGACAGATGGTCTGTAATCGCAATATGTCATACCTATAAATAGTGCTCCCCAGCTCAGAGCAGTCACTTCCACTGTTGGAACATGAAAGGAGATTAGTGTATCAGAGGAGGAACATTCCATTGAACAACATGTTTTTATGGAGCTGGAATACCACAGATTAGAACTTAGTCCTGTGTGGCAACAAGATGCAGTTTTCAAGCAACATTTAATGTTCTAAAAGGACCCTATGCGAAAACCATTTGCAAGCTTTTTGCCAAATTTTAGAAGTCAGGCAGTGTGGCTTATGATTTAATGGAGAATGTTGGCCATAGGCAAACTGTAGTTGCTCCTGAAAATgttgccacagtttctggaatggTGCAGTCTAAGGAAATCTGTCTGAAGAATAGCAGCAGAGACTGGTTTCAAGCgttccagcatgcagaaaatactTGGACAgtaagtgcattactttctggatgcATCTTGTATGGGATTTTGTAGCTTGTTGGCTGTTTTTCtggatgagagagagagatagagaggggggggATGCAGAAGGAgaggaagggggggcgggggggggggggggggggttggccagAAGGCCAGAGCTTTGGAGGCAGTAAGCAAATGTGCTATTTTTGTAAATCAGTTGATGCAGTTCATGTTGTAACAAGACAAGATTGTGGAACAGACAAATACATAATTCTGTTTTTCAGTTGTTCAGTTGTTCTTTTAGGCAGGCAACTGTGTACCTATTGCTAAAGGTTTTCTCACTTAGGCTGTGCGATGTTTCTCAATTGCTCCGCTTGTCCTCATTGTTCTTACGTCTATGTTTTCGTACATTGTCCAAATAGGAACAAACACAGTAATATCAAAATAATCAAATTCTGCAACTTTTGTCATACTCCTTCAGTTATTTGTTTGACTCCTGAACAGGTTATTCCAGAGAAGAGTGAAATATATTTGATGTGTAGTAATATGGAGAAGGCAGCTTTAGAATTTTTTTAGAAGGGTGAACTCTGAACAGCACTTCTTATGAGCTACTAACTGGTGCGTTGCCATTGTGCCATGGTTGTCATGGAAGTACCATGAGAAATAATTACTTTTAATTTCTAAAAGTTGATCGGaagatttatttgtgaaaaatcaaaactgTTATTATTCTGAATTACTAATTTGAGGTGTGGCTGTTGATTACATTTGTGTAAAATTGGTTCTAGTGTTAATGTATTACCATACTTTATTTTCTACATCCTTATGTAATCATAACTGCTCTATTGTCATTTAACAGACATACATCGAGAAAATGCGACTGGTACTTGATGGATTAAATGTTGCTATCAGAAGACTGGATGAACTAAGTTTGCAGAATGATGCACGTTACAGCAAATTATTGGATCTCAAAAAACTTGTGGTGGACAGAATAAGTGTAAGTATTTGATGAGAATGTTGAACAGTGTTCCTACTAGTGAACTCTACTTAATACATGTCTGGCTAACAAAGAATTTCTCTTATTACATATATTTCCTGATCtggtaaaaattatttgaaaatcttCATAGAATGAGAATGTAGAATGTTATATATTACGATTTCATACAATGTGATGCAATTTGATACGCAGAATGGGTATAAATACTTACGAAATTTGTACTATGTGCAGATGATATGAACTGTCACAGCAGGCATAAATATAATGTTGTgacatgtttggtttattattAAAGTTTTTTGTTCTTTACAATGCACATTCAAGCTGATTTGTTGTTTTGGCGTGTTAAATAACGCTAGTCATTCTGTGAAAAACTGATTCCGTGTTACAGATAtgatggtggttgtggtggtggtggtggtggtggtaatgaaTTATTATGGTGCACATCATATTCTAAATCTCAAGTGTATCCTAAGTCTAGTTAAAATagtgaaaaataaaatgtatgttgtCACCTTTGAAAACATCATGAAAACGTACTGCTGTTGATGGACATAATGCCGTGAGATTTCTAATAGATCTGAGTCTGTATAAGAAAACACACAGCAGTATTCAACAAATCGGTGTAACACCAAAGCTCACGTTGATTCAGAGGAGCATTCTCAGAAAGATTTAAGCCAGTTGGAGTTTGTCAAATAGACAGGTTCCCTTTGATTTTATTTGTAATGGATAAGAGTTCGTAGTTGTTAAATTCAGTATTAAAATGTAGACTCAACCACCTTTCATCAAGCAAAAGCCCTATAATAAACCTGTTTTGAAGGAGAAAGCTTCATTGAGGAATTATTATACAAGGACCTGTAAAAATAAtaaagataaaaatctaaaaatattaaaatttcatgTTCACTTCTCTTCTGTCATTGTCTTCCTAAAATGTGGTTCCACATTATTTGTCCAgtcagtttattttatttactgtacaAATGACGTGGAAGCACATTTTAAGAAGATATGGttacaaacaaagatgatgtgacttaccaaacgaaagtactggcaggtcaatagacacacaaacaaacacaaatagtttgtgtgtctatcgacgtgccagcactttcgtttggtaagtcacatcatctttgtcacacacacacacacacacacacacacacacacacacacacacacacaccttcattaCTTGAGTAGATTCTTTTATAATAATTCTTATGATGACAGCTTGCTTGTTTGAAATGCCTCAGGTTTAGTGCTTTGGTATTGTGAAAGGTGGTTGAGCCTCCATTTTAAGGTAGATAGCATCTCCCTTCTACTCTTTAATGAAGTGTTGGAGATTATCAGAAGGAGCTGGACAAGAGAACATTTTTCAACTCTGCTCTACCTGAACACACATGGGAGAGATTCATTAGTAACTGCTATGCATTTGCTGATAACTTAGTATTCCCACTTCCACATCAGTAATCTTTAAGCCACCATGTATTTTGTGTGGTAGAAGGTATGTGATATGGAGTGCACACAATCAATTTGGCCTGTACCTCCTGTGCACGGGTCATGGCAGGGGAAAGGACAAAGATAGTGGTGACCATTGCGAACTGAGTGGTTCAGTTGGGGAGAGTAAGTCCAGCATGTAACGCCTATCCACAAACATCTGTCGCCTGTGTCACAGAACTTTGAAGTTACATTTGGTGTGTCTGCAAAgataatttgacaaatacagatgTCCAAAATCTTTAGTCTCTGACCAGAGTACTGGGGCGGAgaggaatggtggtggtggtggtggtggtggttgggctggggagggggggggggggggggggtgaagatacTGGTATACCAGAAACCTAACTTGTGCATTAGAGATCCTAATGCTGAAGCAATGACTTCAGTGTTGAGTATTCTTTGTGTCCTGTAAATTGTGCATCAGTCTCCTGACTATCTATTCACCAAAATCACTTAAATGTAAAAATGTTTGGCATCTTTCTTGGAGTAGATAAGCTGTGGGAGGCATCTGTACCTACAAGTAATAGGttctttcaataaaattaaaatttgagcTCCCGTGATTTTGAGGGTAATCCTTTACATGATGGATATCACCTTAGATGCAACATCTCCCATTGTTGAACATTGCTCTGACACTTTTATGCTGAATAATGAAAACTATGTTAATAAATGTTGCATTTCTTTTAGGTATTTGCTTTCCTCATAGCTACTATGGCCATTTTTGTGTGGTTGTTCGATCTTAAACAGCTTTGTAAGCTGGTTGTAGATACCTGACTGTTGTGACTCATTCCAATGACAAGAGGGAATActtgaatataaataaaaaatttaattctttccCCCCTCCTTCATATAAAGTACACAATGTTTACACATATAAACATGTGACATAGGTATCACAATCACATGACTATCCAGTATAACATAACAAACTATTATTATCCTGCCACAATATGTGGTATctacacaataaattattattaatatagaATTTTCTTAGCTCCTTCCACGTAAGAATTATCACCGTAGCTGCATCTCATTATGTGTCCAGtcaaaaatgatttttaatttcttaaatatattgGTTCAAAATCAAGTACTTTAATTGGTTTAGATGGTTTTGTTTTTCAATTCAAGGGCATGCAATGTCTTTCTCCTAGACTGCTACATTCACAGTTCTCAACCTGCACCACACTGACACTAGTTTCAAGCCCTACAGCTACACATATGTACTCCACAAACAACTGTACAGTGCATAGAGGAAGATACTCCATACCATTATTAGCAATTTTATGCCCTGTTGTACTTGTTTATGAAGTGAGGGAAGGAATGACAGTCTGTGTGCCTCGGTACATGCTTTGATCATTCTCGTATTATTCTTGTGATCCCTATCTCACCAAATCTTCATAGGTTctttaaatttacccaacagggtttGGCAAGAACACTGTTGCCTTTCCTCCAAAGATTTGCATTGAAGTTCCATGACAATCTGTGTTACATTTATGTATTGGTTGTGTTCATGTCTCTCAATTCTAGCACTGAATCACAAAATTTGTCTAATGGAGTCAAAATTCTGGATCAGTATGTGGAATTGGCTACTCTAGAGTCTTGTATTACAGATGCACTGCTCTTTCACAGCGCCCCTCCAACAGATCGAAGTTTTCTATTTTCCCTCCTACATATTATTTCTTGTCTTTTTCCCCATTTCATATCATTTCTTAGTTTTACCACTAAATATTTAAATGACAGTCTCCAGAAATTGACCACTAAATATTATTATTGGATACTGtcatgttctttttctttttatgggcat is a window from the Schistocerca americana isolate TAMUIC-IGC-003095 chromosome X, iqSchAmer2.1, whole genome shotgun sequence genome containing:
- the LOC124555270 gene encoding ATP-dependent helicase brm-like; this translates as MKMSELNELEENMADVNVTQIPVQQVEADSPSADITILPSPQESAKPTESGDSSETYIEKMRLVLDGLNVAIRRLDELSLQNDARYSKLLDLKKLVVDRISEEQQKQFQYNTNQLYQLRMQIMAYRMLSRNLPLPTHVVSGIQTPQLGAGEQALLSSCGDLDACLTTWMH